The proteins below come from a single Salarias fasciatus unplaced genomic scaffold, fSalaFa1.1, whole genome shotgun sequence genomic window:
- the LOC115385350 gene encoding forkhead box protein D2-like, translating to MTLFMEDLVIDVVGEGGKDAAQEQLVPPDESELGVETSRSRSAHRDARSPAPECPKPRGPCSVKPPYSYIALITMAILQSPKKRLTLSEICDFISRRFAYYREKFPAWQNSIRHNLSLNDCFVKMPREPGNPGKGNYWTLDPNSSDMFENGSFLRRRKRFKRQHFRLERLKEQRLEAGGPHGFLHGACGLGALQLPGLEIYPYLHQHAPTPCGPAIIPPVSSILPALSSFFSRSALTAKAFLQPPPGIEAFSPAPCAARFAPPLSPGAAFPASPALFHPAPHFSVNPDFRKAERNKHMSAGND from the coding sequence ATGACATTATTCATGGAGGATCTCGTCATCGACGTGGTCGGAGAAGGAGGGAAGGACGCGGCGCAGGAGCAGCTCGTGCCTCCGGATGAGTCGGAGCTCGGCGTGGAGACGTCCCGCAGCCGGAGCGCGCACCGGGACGCACGCAGCCCCGCGCCGGAGTGTCCTAAACCCAGGGGTCCGTGCTCGGTGAAGCCTCCGTACTCCTACATCGCGCTGATCACCATGGCCATCCTGCAGAGCCCCAAGAAGCGGCTCACCCTCAGCGAGATCTGCGACTTCATCAGCCGCCGCTTCGCCTACTACCGGGAGAAGTTCCCGGCCTGGCAGAACTCCATCAGACACAACCTGTCGCTCAATGACTGCTTCGTCAAGATGCCCCGGGAGCCCGGGAACCCGGGCAAGGGCAACTactggaccctggaccccaACTCCTCCGACATGTTCGAGAACGGGAGCTTCCTGCGGCGGAGGAAGCGCTTCAAGCGGCAGCACTTTCGCCTGGAGCGGCTGAaggagcagcggctggaggCCGGCGGGCCGCACGGCTTCCTGCACGGCGCGTGCGGGCTGGGGGCTCTGCAGCTGCCCGGCCTGGAGATTTACCCCTACCTGCACCAGCACGCGCCGACCCCGTGCGGCCCTGCCATCATCCCACCTGTCAGCAGCATCCTCCCGGctctcagcagcttcttctcccGCAGCGCGCTCACCGCCAAGGCCTTCCTCCAGCCGCCACCCGGCATCGAAGCCTTCTCCCCGGCCCCGTGCGCTGCGCGCTTCGCCCCTCCGCTGAGCCCCGGAGCCGCGTTCCCCGCCTCCCCCGCACTCTTCCACCCGGCTCCGCACTTCAGCGTGAACCCGGACTTCCGCAAGGCTGAGAGGAACAAACACATGAGCGCCGGGAACGACTAG